The Streptomyces uncialis genomic interval GCCCGGATCGCGGCCGAGGCCAGGACCCGGACGGCACGGCCCGGGGGCCATGGCTACACCGCCGCGTGCTCCTGCTCCTGCGCCTGCTCCGGCTTGCTCAGCGCCACGACCCGCGGCGTCGCGAGCGACGGCTGGTTCTGCACCGGGGTCAGCTCCCTGCCCAGGCGTATCGCCAGATAGGTGATACCGAGCGAGAACAGGAAGAACGTCACCACGTACGGGCCGTGCAGCGAGGCACCCATCGGGCCGCCCACCGCCGGACCCACCGCGAGCGCCAGCTGCTTCACCAGGGCGAACGCCGAGTTGTACTGGCCCACCATCCCGCCGGGCGCGAGATCCGCGACCAGCGGCGCGACCGTCGGCGACAGCAGCGACTCACCCAGCCCGAACAGCGCGTACGTCGAGATGAACGCCGCCGTGGCCATGGCCTGGCTGCCGTTGCCCAGCCCGGCGTACGCCGCGGCGGCCCAGGCGACGGCCCAGATCAGCCCGACGGACGCGATCACCCGGGACCGCTTGCGGTACTCGACGAAACGGAGCACCGCGAACTGCGCGATCACGATCACCGCGGTGTTGGCCGCGAGCGCGATACCGAGCGTGGACGGGGAGATCCCGGCCGCCTCGACGCCGTACGCCGACAGCCCCGACTCGAACTGTCCGTAGCAGGCGAAGAACAGCACGAAGCCCAGCACCATGAGCTGCACCATCGCGCGGTGCTGGAGCAGCGCGCGCAGACCGCCGCCCGCCGGCCGCTCACCGCGCCCCGGAGCACCCGCGACGCCCGCGGCCTTGGGTATCCGTACCCCGGCCGCTATCGCCCCGAGCACCAGGAACATCACGGCCTCGATCAGGAACAGCGTGGTGAACGAGCCCGGCCGGTGCTCGTCGACGATCTGGCCGCCGATGAGGCCGCCGAGACCGAGCCCCAGGTTCTGGAGGAAGAACTGGGTGGCGAACGCGCGGGTGCGCGACGCGGGAGGGGAGCACCACACGATCATCGTGGCGAGCGCGGGCTGCATCACGGCCGTACCCGCGCCGAGGACCGCGGCCGACAGGACCGCCGTCGTCGCCGTACCGGACATACCGAGCGCCAGCGCGCCCACCGACGCGGTGACGGAAGCGGCCACCACCACGGGAAGCGGTCCGCGGCGGTCGATCACCCGACCGACGAAGGGCAGGGCGATCAGCGCCGCCACGGCGAACGCGGCGAGCACGAGGCCCGCCGTGGTCGAGCCCAGATCCCGCACCTTCGCCACATAGACATAGAGGAACGGAACCGTGAACCCGATGCCGAACGCACTCAGTGCGCTGCCCATCTGGATCCGGCGCATCGCCGCGCCCATCGCCCTGGTCATTTCACCTGCCTTAGACATGAAGACTTCGAAGCTAAAGTTAGAGCATTAACAATACACACAGAAGGACTTCGATGCCAACCGGGTCCGTGCCATACTGCGGCCATGCCTCACACCCCGTCCGCGGACGAGCCGAGCCTCGACGAACAGATCGCCGCCTACCAGCGCGAGTACCAGGACCTCGACCCCCAGGTCGAGAAGATCGTCTCGGCCCTCGGCCGGCTGAACCGCCGCATGAACGTCGCGTACGGGCGCCAGACCTCGACCCTCGGCATCAGCAACGCCGAGTGGGAGGTCCTCAAGGCACTCGTCCTCTCCGGCGCCCCCTACCAACTGGGACCCGGCGACCTCGCCAAGCGGCTCGGACTCACCCCCGCCGCCATGACCCACCGCATCGACCGCATGGTCGGCGAAGGTCTCGTCACCCGCGAACGCGACGAGAACAACCGGGTACGCGTGATCATCGAGCTCACCGACGACGGCCGGCAGAAGTGGCTGGAGGCCATGCAACTCGCGGCCGTCTTCGAGGAGGACCTCCTCCAGGACCTCTCCACCGGCGAGCGCTCGGTGCTCGGCGAGGTCCTCACCCGCCTGCTGCGCCGCGTGGAGCACGCCCAGCCGGACGCCGGCGGACGCCTCACCGACCTCGACTGAAAATATGTTGACCTGCGGCGGTTGACAGGCATCGGGCCGATCCGTAAGGTTCTCCGAGTTGCCGCCGAGCCGTAACGGTTTTGCGTCAGCATCTCCCGCCGCTACTGCGGCAACAAACTCTCCAGTCGGGCCCCTTCCACGGGATTGATTTCGGCATGTCCGAATTCAATTTCGAAGAACAGAATGGGCACGGCGAGCAGGGGGAACCCGGGCAAGGACTCGATTATGAGTCCCCGGACGAACCCGCTAGAGTCTGGGACGTCGGAACGGCCCAACAGCCGGAAAGACAAACCCCGCTGACCGGGGATCAGGCCCGAAAGGATCTGATAGAGTCGGAACCGCCGGAAAGGAAAAAGCGCGGAAGCGGTTTTCCCGGAAAGCGCCGAGGAAATCGGATACGGAAACGGTCTGATAGAGTCGGAAACACCGAAGGGAAGCGCCCGGAGGAAAGCCTGAGCCGAATGGCTGGGGTGAGTACGAAGGAAGCGTCCGTTCCTTGAGAACTCAACAGCGTGCCAAAAGTCAACGCCAGATATGTTGATTACCCCGTTCCTTGCCGGACTTGTTCCGGTGGGGGCGAGGTTCCTTTGAAATACAACACAGCGAGGATGCTGTGGACGAGTTCGGGACTATTCCTCCCGGCTTGTTCCGCTCCCGTGGTGGTTGACCCGATTACGGGTACACATTCACGGAGAGTTTGATCCTGGCTCAGGACGAACGCTGGCGGCGTGCTTAACACATGCAAGTCGAACGATGAACCACTTCGGTGGGGATTAGTGGCGAACGGGTGAGTAACACGTGGGCAATCTGCCCTGCACTCTGGGACAAGCCCTGGAAACGGGGTCTAATACCGGATACGACCTGCCCTCGCATGGGGGTGGGTGGAAAGCTCCGGCGGTGCAGGATGAGCCCGCGGCCTATCAGCTTGTTGGTGAGGTAGTGGCTCACCAAGGCGACGACGGGTAGCCGGCCTGAGAGGGCGACCGGCCACACTGGGACTGAGACACGGCCCAGACTCCTACGGGAGGCAGCAGTGGGGAATATTGCACAATGGGCGAAAGCCTGATGCAGCGACGCCGCGTGAGGGATGACGGCCTTCGGGTTGTAAACCTCTTTCAGCAGGGAAGAAGCGAAAGTGACGGTACCTGCAGAAGAAGCGCCGGCTAACTACGTGCCAGCAGCCGCGGTAATACGTAGGGCGCGAGCGTTGTCCGGAATTATTGGGCGTAAAGAGCTCGTAGGCGGCTTGTCACGTCGATTGTGAAAGCCCGGGGCTTAACCCCGGGTCTGCAGGCGATACGGGCAGGCTAGAGTTCGGTAGGGGAGATCGGAATTCCTGGTGTAGCGGTGAAATGCGCAGATATCAGGAGGAACACCGGTGGCGAAGGCGGATCTCTGGGCCGATACTGACGCTGAGGAGCGAAAGCGTGGGGAGCGAACAGGATTAGATACCCTGGTAGTCCACGCCGTAAACGGTGGGCACTAGGTGTGGGCAACATTCCACGTTGTCCGTGCCGCAGCTAACGCATTAAGTGCCCCGCCTGGGGAGTACGGCCGCAAGGCTAAAACTCAAAGGAATTGACGGGGGCCCGCACAAGCGGCGGAGCATGTGGCTTAATTCGACGCAACGCGAAGAACCTTACCAAGGCTTGACATACACCGGAAAGCATCAGAGATGGTGCCCCCCTTGTGGTCGGTGTACAGGTGGTGCATGGCTGTCGTCAGCTCGTGTCGTGAGATGTTGGGTTAAGTCCCGCAACGAGCGCAACCCTTGTCCCGTGTTGCCAGCAACGGTTTCGGCCGGTTGGGGACTCACGGGAGACCGCCGGGGTCAACTCGGAGGAAGGTGGGGACGACGTCAAGTCATCATGCCCCTTATGTCTTGGGCTGCACACGTGCTACAATGGCCGGTACAATGAGCTGCGATACCGCGAGGTGGA includes:
- a CDS encoding MarR family winged helix-turn-helix transcriptional regulator — its product is MPHTPSADEPSLDEQIAAYQREYQDLDPQVEKIVSALGRLNRRMNVAYGRQTSTLGISNAEWEVLKALVLSGAPYQLGPGDLAKRLGLTPAAMTHRIDRMVGEGLVTRERDENNRVRVIIELTDDGRQKWLEAMQLAAVFEEDLLQDLSTGERSVLGEVLTRLLRRVEHAQPDAGGRLTDLD
- a CDS encoding MFS transporter: MTRAMGAAMRRIQMGSALSAFGIGFTVPFLYVYVAKVRDLGSTTAGLVLAAFAVAALIALPFVGRVIDRRGPLPVVVAASVTASVGALALGMSGTATTAVLSAAVLGAGTAVMQPALATMIVWCSPPASRTRAFATQFFLQNLGLGLGGLIGGQIVDEHRPGSFTTLFLIEAVMFLVLGAIAAGVRIPKAAGVAGAPGRGERPAGGGLRALLQHRAMVQLMVLGFVLFFACYGQFESGLSAYGVEAAGISPSTLGIALAANTAVIVIAQFAVLRFVEYRKRSRVIASVGLIWAVAWAAAAYAGLGNGSQAMATAAFISTYALFGLGESLLSPTVAPLVADLAPGGMVGQYNSAFALVKQLALAVGPAVGGPMGASLHGPYVVTFFLFSLGITYLAIRLGRELTPVQNQPSLATPRVVALSKPEQAQEQEHAAV